A segment of the Manis javanica isolate MJ-LG chromosome 17, MJ_LKY, whole genome shotgun sequence genome:
gaggggcaggcagctgTGCAGGCCACCCAGCAGAGCAGGGAGAGCTTGCAGGAAGGTCGCCTCCAGGCTCTACTTCGCCCAAGAAGCTGGCGGCATAAAGAGGTCAGCTGCTCTACCCTGCCCCTCTCAGATTTACACGTGAGCTCCctcaagctcagagaggttaagcagccTGCCTGAGGCCCCCCAGCGAATCAGAGCCCCTTGGGTTACCTTCCACCCCCGCCTCCCTGGCAGGTCCGGCGGTGGCTCTGAAGCTCCTGCGCCGGGACTCGGTCCTGAGGACCACCTTCCTGAGGGAGTTCTGTGTGGGCCGCTGCGTGTCGTCACACCCAGGCCTGCTCCGGACCCTGGTGGGACCCCTGCAGACCCCCCGACACTTCGCCTTCGCACAGGAGTATGCGCCCTACGGGGACCTCAGCGGGATGCTGCAGGAACGGGTGAGGGACGCGGGGGACAAGGGTGGGGCTGCTGAGCCCACGTCCAGCTCTGCCCCTAGGCCCTCTTCCATCTCCCAGTCTGACTCAGGAATCAGTGCCCAGACTAGCTCCACTCTGAGCCCCCAAACAAGCTACCTATTTCCCATTCTCAGCACAATTCCATGCCTGGCCCTCACGCAGCCAACACCCAGATGCGCATGcttgggtggggcccagggctggggatgAGGGCAGCTCAGGCCTGAGCTGTGGGGGATGAGTgtgcgggtgggggtggaggcagagctggggctctGGTCAGCCCTGGGCTTGGAGGCGCGGCTGCGGGCTGGCTGGCGGGTAGAGTTTCAGGGGATGCTGTCCTGGTGATGGGTGTGGACAGCACGCTGGGGTGCAGGAtgagggagaggaggcagaggacccGCACAGAGTTGGAGACGGGCTGGGACAAGGCTCCCTCTAGAAAGGAGAACAGGTCACCACTGACCTGTGAGATTGTGGGGGCACTTGAGTTTGAAGATGAGGGTGAGTCCATCTTTAGGAATAGACCTTGGAGTTGAGATAGGTTTGGGGATAAACAGGAGGAAAGAGGGGAGGGAACTGAGGagatgggagggtggatgggcGGGCAGGTGGATGGATTGCTGGGTGGGTAGATTTATCAATCGATTTGATGAAGTAAACTACAGGGTGACTTTAGAACAGGGCCCAAGGCAGAGATGGGATCTAAATTACCACGGGACCAGGATTAAGTATGGGGTTTGGAGATATGGGTGATCAGTTTAGAGGCATTAAGAAATGTAAGGACTGGGTTTGAGTATTAGGTTTAGGGAAAAGTTTGGTGGAAGCTAGGAGAGCTGGTTAGATTTGGGATTCCTGTGGGTAGAGCGTCTGGGTGTCAGTCTACAGGAGCACGGATGTGGGTTCAGGTGGGGGTCGAAGATCTGGAGAAGATTTTGGGGGATGTTGTAGGGACACTAGAGTAGCCACTGGCCTAGGGTTCTGGATTCTCAAAGCCCAAAAGAAAGGGGGCCAAAGGCGCCCTGACCTTCATCCTCTCTCCTTGACCCCAGGGCCTCCCAGAACTGCTGGTGAAGCGCGTAGCAGCCCAGCTGGCCGGAGCCCTGGACTTCCTTCACAGCCGGGGGCTGGTCCATGCGGACGTCAAGCCAGATAACGTGTTGGTCTTTGACCCCGTCTGCAGCCGTGTGGCCCTGGGAGACCTGGGCCTGACCCGGCCCGAGGGCAGCCCAACCCCTGCACCCCCAGTGCCCCTGCCCTGCGCCCCACCCGAGCTCTGCCTCCTGCCGCCGCCTGCCACCCTGCCCCTGCGAGCTGCGCTGGACTCCTGGGGCCTCGGGGTGCTTCTCTTCTGCGCCTCCACCGCCCGCTTCCCCTGGGATGTGGCACTGGCTCCTGACCCGGGGTTCGAGGCCTTTGCTGGCTGGATGGCCGCCAGGCCCCAGccccctcagcccccagccccttggCACCAGTTCGCACCCCCGGCACTGGCATTGCTCCAGGGGCTTCTGGACCTGGACCCTGACACTAGGAGCCCCCCCCTCACTGTTCTGGACTTCCTGGGGGATGACTGGGGGTTGGAGAGGAACAGAGAGGGGCCTTGGGGCCTGCGGAGCATGTCCAGTGAGGATGGGGAGGAGGCGGAGGGGGGAGCAAGCCTGGAGGAGtggacggaggaggaggaggagggggttggAGGCGGAGGCAGGATGGGGACAGAAGGGGGAGCTTCCTGACCAGGTGGCTGAACAGGTGGTGGGTGCCGGGCCAAaggccctcccccagccccactgccacCTGGATGAAGAGACAGCTGCTCCGGGGAGCCAGAGGAGGGGCACATTGCATCTCTGCCTGCTGAAGGCTGGGTGCGCATGCACACCGCGCGGCCCCCCGCAGAACACCTGGGACTCCGGCCCTGCCTCCTCAGACCCAGCAGTCCAGGCCCCCGGCCTCCTCCCTCAAGGATCCTT
Coding sequences within it:
- the SBK3 gene encoding uncharacterized serine/threonine-protein kinase SBK3 isoform X3, whose translation is MHKEHLQMVIVVTSGRKGRIWSPGPAVALKLLRRDSVLRTTFLREFCVGRCVSSHPGLLRTLVGPLQTPRHFAFAQEYAPYGDLSGMLQERGLPELLVKRVAAQLAGALDFLHSRGLVHADVKPDNVLVFDPVCSRVALGDLGLTRPEGSPTPAPPVPLPCAPPELCLLPPPATLPLRAALDSWGLGVLLFCASTARFPWDVALAPDPGFEAFAGWMAARPQPPQPPAPWHQFAPPALALLQGLLDLDPDTRSPPLTVLDFLGDDWGLERNREGPWGLRSMSSEDGEEAEGGASLEEWTEEEEEGVGGGGRMGTEGGAS
- the SBK3 gene encoding uncharacterized serine/threonine-protein kinase SBK3 isoform X1: MEVRDPKNQENGDPEEDTAAALQRLVELTAPRVTLVRSLHVQYRLIRELGSGSYGRVLLARPRHGGPAVALKLLRRDSVLRTTFLREFCVGRCVSSHPGLLRTLVGPLQTPRHFAFAQEYAPYGDLSGMLQERGLPELLVKRVAAQLAGALDFLHSRGLVHADVKPDNVLVFDPVCSRVALGDLGLTRPEGSPTPAPPVPLPCAPPELCLLPPPATLPLRAALDSWGLGVLLFCASTARFPWDVALAPDPGFEAFAGWMAARPQPPQPPAPWHQFAPPALALLQGLLDLDPDTRSPPLTVLDFLGDDWGLERNREGPWGLRSMSSEDGEEAEGGASLEEWTEEEEEGVGGGGRMGTEGGAS
- the SBK3 gene encoding uncharacterized serine/threonine-protein kinase SBK3 isoform X2; this translates as MLAIIIINHAGFTKPSQTHFISRPSVSPFRTHFPRRGRQDPECPGNCPAVALKLLRRDSVLRTTFLREFCVGRCVSSHPGLLRTLVGPLQTPRHFAFAQEYAPYGDLSGMLQERGLPELLVKRVAAQLAGALDFLHSRGLVHADVKPDNVLVFDPVCSRVALGDLGLTRPEGSPTPAPPVPLPCAPPELCLLPPPATLPLRAALDSWGLGVLLFCASTARFPWDVALAPDPGFEAFAGWMAARPQPPQPPAPWHQFAPPALALLQGLLDLDPDTRSPPLTVLDFLGDDWGLERNREGPWGLRSMSSEDGEEAEGGASLEEWTEEEEEGVGGGGRMGTEGGAS